One genomic window of Daphnia pulex isolate KAP4 chromosome 12, ASM2113471v1 includes the following:
- the LOC124208440 gene encoding uncharacterized protein LOC124208440 gives MAPHDYVYCLSYYTEASNCFTEAPADVSTKTVEYYTEATKYYSAPIYITTTEAAKYYAVPTCYTKAALSCCVEQRYYTDAPVYYTTTYATPSYNTADPKFYTEEGVHTQLRTLPSLLHRGI, from the exons ATGGCACCACATGACTACGTATACTGcctatcctactacaccgaggcttcaaa ctgctttACCGAGGCTCCTGCTGATGTCTCCACcaagacggtcgaatactacactgaagcgacaaagtactactctgccccgatctacataaccacaactgaggcggccaagtattacgcagtcccgacttgctacaccaaagctgctctttcgtgctgcGTCGAACAGagatactacactgatgctccagtctactacaccacgacctacgctacacctagctacaacaccgcagaCCCCAAGTTCTACACCGAAGAAGGCGTCcatacacaactacgtacgctgcctagcttactacatcgaggaatttaa
- the LOC124208514 gene encoding protein disulfide-isomerase A6 homolog, which yields MIKIAFYCFIACFVSLTHALYPSSSDVIELTPSNFNKLVINSDEVWVVEFYAPWCGHCKSLVPEYTKAASALKGVVKVGSVNADEHKSLGGQYGVRGFPTIKIFGSNKNKPDDFNGQRAAQSIVEAALKAAKDKVEGQMGGGKKKSSSSSKDDVIELTDDNFDKLVLKSDDIWLVEFYAPWCGHCKNLAPHWAQAASELKGKVKLGALDATIHTSKASQYGIQGFPTIKYFPAGPKTSSSAEEYDGGRTAGDIVTWASNKAAENIPAPEIKQLTGEDVMKSNCVDHPLCVVAILPNILDCQSECRNGYLKTLAALGDKYKKKMWGWIWSEAGAQPEVEDALGLGGFGYPAMSVFSPKKLKYSVLRGSFGNDGINEYLRDLSYGRGSTFPVKGATIPAVQSITPWDGKDGQLEIEEEIDLSDVDLDDLSKDEL from the exons ATGATTAAAatag CCTTCTACTGCTTTATCGCTTGTTTTGTGAGCTTGACTCACGCATTATATCCTTCCAGTTCGGACGTAATTGAACTCACACCAAGCAACTTTAATAAACTTGTTATCAACAGTGATGAAGTGTGGGTTGTGGAATTCTATGCACCATGGTGCGGTCATTGTAAATCATTAGTACCTGAGTACACAAAAGCTGCATCAGCGTTAAAG GGTGTTGTCAAAGTTGGATCGGTTAATGCTGATGAGCACAAATCACTAGGTGGTCAGTATGGTGTTCGTGGCTTTCCTACAATTAAAATCTTCGGAAGCAACAAGAACAAACCAGATGACTTCAATGGCCAGAGGGCAGCTCAAAGTATTGTGGAAGCAGCTTTAAAGGCTGCCAAAGACAAGGTTGAGGGGCAAATGGgtggtggaaaaaagaaatcttccAGCTCTAGCAAAGATGATGTAATTGAACTTACTGATGATAACTTTGATAAACTAGTCCTGAAATCAGATGACATCTGGCTGGTTGAGTTTTATGCTCCTTGGTGTGGCCATTGCAAAAATTTGGCTCCCCATTGGGCTCAAGCAGCAAGTGAACTAAAAGGGAAGGTTAAACTGGGTGCTCTCGACGCAACCATCCACACATCAAAGGCCAGTCAATATGGCATCCAGGGTTTCCCTACAATTAAGTATTTCCCTGCTGGCCCCAAAACTTCCTCTTCGGCTGAAGAATACGACGGTGGCCGAACAGCAGGAGACATCGTCACCTGGGCTTCCAACAAAGCTGCGGAAAATATTCCTGCTCCAGAAATCAAACAACTGACTGGCGAAGATGTGATGAAATCAAACTGTGTAGATCATCCGCTTTGCGTTGTCGCAATTCTGCCAAATATCTTAGACTGTCAATCAGAATGTCGTAATGGTTATTTGAAAACATTGGCAGCTCTTGGAGACAagtacaagaagaaaatgtggGG GTGGATCTGGTCTGAAGCTGGGGCACAGCCTGAAGTAGAGGATGCTTTAGGTTTAGGTGGTTTCGGCTACCCCGCCATGTCTGTGTTCAGCCccaaaaaacttaaatattCTGTCCTTCGTGGATCGTTTGGAAATGATGGTATCAACGAGTATCTGCGAGATCTATCTTATGGACGAGGATCCACTTTCCCAGTCAAGGGAGCCACCATTCCTGCTGTTCAATCCATCACACCATGGGATGGAAAAGATGGACAACTTGAAATTGAAGAGGAAATTGATTTGTCTGATGTAGACCTAGATGATTTAAGTAAAGATGAGCTGTGA
- the LOC124208510 gene encoding transcription elongation factor B polypeptide 3-like — MSSTNEEILHYQRKILKYGSDSKVLLHCLNKLTKLPIGVEHLQATGIGRTINGMRKADGAVGEEARSLVNKWKEMVAAEDKSDSDQQEEDVSHHQLETTSDNSSSPTHRKKDKDSKKKDSLKDKCKEESVSTSKSKSSSSKEKSPEKHASKSSKGSEKRKDVKDGESSKSKSSRKRRHSQEDSNSTADEEDGDEAPTQSFADALGSIKTISKKKKSKDKEKHSGEKKREEKKFSFLPSPAPESSVISKPVLPPPKSFDILRPADLEISPHYKPLPLKFAADPLPSMKDKAKSSEEALTTALSFSQKGNRTKVFSGNRSSGLAFVPTLFDSCIRFLQSNVDSLDYLGVPYELIRPVLERANSHQLYLLEHHNPYLLEDTDELWKVLCQKEYRKAVREEMETWRDLYLRCHEEREARLKSLTSSHKQSMAKATPQRTTKLAYVESVAKAPRGVGKPGQVKQGASAVLASMTNAKSGARPFEASANHAGNGSTAVAEVVKMGGSAPRSSSSSTASAAKKPKVAPLMQKTLKALKNRYRR, encoded by the exons ATGTCATCCACCAATGAGGAGATCCTTCATTACCAGAGAAAGATTCTGAAATATGGATCTGATTCTAAA GTATTGCTCCattgtttaaataaattgaCAAAACTTCCAATTGGAGTTGAACATCTCCAAGCAACTGGTATAGGACGGACAATCAATGGCATGAGAAAAGCAGATGGAGCTGTTGGAGAGGAGGCACGATCTCTGGTCAACAAATGGAAAGAGATGGTTGCGGCAGAAGACAAAAGTGACTCTgatcaacaagaagaagacgtcAGCCATCATCAATTAGAAACAACTAGTGATAACTCAAGCTCACCAACTCATCGTAAAAAGGACAAAgattctaaaaagaaagattcaCTCAAGGACAAATGTAAAGAAGAGTCTGTGTCTACATCAAAAAGCAAAAGTAGTTcatctaaagaaaaatcaccAGAAAAGCATGCTTCCAAGTCAAGCAAGGGGTCTGAAAAACGGAAGGATGTTAAAGATGGGGAATCATCAAAATCCAAATCATCAAGAAAAAGACGTCACTCTCAGGAAGATTCCAATAGCACAGCTGATGAGGAAGATGGTGATGAAGCACCCACACAAAGTTTTGCAGATGCCTTAGGTAGCATCAAGACCATcagtaagaagaaaaagagcaaagataaggaaaaacacagtggagaaaagaaaagagaagagaagaagttttcatttttaccatCACCTGCCCCTGAATCCTCAGTAATTTCGAAACCTGTTCTGCCACCACCAAAGTCTTTCGATATTCTTCGACCTGCAGACCTTGAAATTTCTCCTCACTATAAGCCCCTGCCACTGAAATTTGCTGCTGACCCTCTCCCGTCAATGAAAGATAAGGCAAAATCTTCGGAGGAAGCATTAACCACGGCTTTGAGCTTTTCTCAAAAAGGAAACAG AACGAAAGTTTTCTCAGGAAATCGTTCTAGTGGTCTTGCGTTTGTACCAACGTTGTTTGACAGCTGCATCAGGTTTTTGCAATCAAATGTGGATT CTCTCGATTACCTAGGAGTGCCGTATGAACTTATTCGTCCCGTACTTGAGAGAGCCAATTCTCATCAGTTGTATTTACTGGAACACCACAACCCCTATTTATTGGAGGACACGGACGAGCTGTGGAAGGTTCTTTGTCAAAAGGAATATAGGAAAGCTGTTcgagaagaaatggaaacttGGCGAGACTTGTACCTG AGATGTCACGAGGAACGTGAAGCACGATTAAAGAGTCTCACATCAAGTCACAAACAATCTATGGCAAAAGCTACACCACAGCGCACCACCAAGTTGGCATACGTTGAGAGTGTGGCTAAAGCACCGCGAGGTGTAGGCAAACCAGGACAG GTTAAGCAAGGTGCATCTGCTGTGCTGGCCAGCATGACGAACGCAAAGTCTGGAGCTCGTCCATTTGAAGCCTCAGCTAATCATGCTGGAAACGGAAGCACTGCCGTGGCCGAAGTAGTCAAAATGGGTGGGTCTGCTCCGCGATCTTCTAGTTCGTCTACTGCAT CTGCGGCCAAGAAACCAAAGGTAGCACCCTTAATGCAGAAGACTCTCAAAGCCTTGAAAAATCGTTATCGTCGATAA
- the LOC124208509 gene encoding TAF5-like RNA polymerase II p300/CBP-associated factor-associated factor 65 kDa subunit 5L, with product MKTSKHDGIITAAGIHLSRRNFTDSDFLKKNKLKLKQSTEQFENSATWPQRIISVQNFNLTEQEAELQFLKLKAWVESLDDNIKIELDEILFPAFISLYRRMNVSGNMIGARGFYTRNQSNFLKVPELRKMAEKFCSENNSHFILELSSESFEVLHSYIGSNDHPLLQQLLNTTLEVNIIKSKIDTSSANQANPKTIVDSSNMEEVHGLLAAISRLKEVPPTAPLLKLYSIDTGQRKMSAASASPCENYLSCGFQDSSVAIWDVKKLRSPSKSDLTRLDLSEACAISIYHPATSAPLRTESDSSVSVCLGHSGPVYATQFTPTNSHVLSCSDDTTLRLWEISSMENVFVYRGHTYPVWDVNISQNGQFFASASQDRTAKIWMFDRTYPLRILAGHTADVDCVTFHPNGLYLATGSADSCVRMWNVAEGKTVRILVGHCGTVLSVAFSPCGTLLASAGEDHRVIVWDVAAGRILHDYNGHQYVVHGLVWISEHVLCSYSADGNIRVWNVAHPSTSSLTPASQLQQQELASYQVASPAKIVHLGRGNRDSLVCIAASD from the exons atgaaaaccTCCAAACATGATGGAATTATAACTGCTGCCGGGATACACCTTTCCAGGCGAAATTTCACT GACTCAGATTTTctcaaaaagaacaaattgaaattgaaacagaGCACTGAACAGTTCGAGAATTCAGCAACATGGCCTCAAAGGATAATTTCAGTTCAAAATTTCAACCTAACTGAGCAGGAAGCTGAGCTTCAGTTTTTAAA GTTGAAAGCATGGGTGGAATCACTGGATGATAACATCAAAATCGAATTGGATGAAATTCTCTTTCCTGCATTTATTTCCTTGTACAGAAGAATGAATGTTAGCGGTAACATGATTGGGGCTAGAGGATTTTATACTCGAAACCAGTCTAACTTTTTAAAAGTGCCTGAACTAAGAAAAATGgctgaaaaattttgttctgaaaacaatag CCATTTCATTCTGGAACTGTCAAGTGAATCCTTTGAAGTGTTGCATAGTTACATTGGGAGCAATGATCACCCGCTATTGCAACAGCTACTCAACACCACCCTGGAGGTAAACATCATCAAATCGAAAATTGATACCAGCAGTGCTAATCAAGCAAATCCAAAAACCATT GTTGACTCGTCTAATATGGAAGAAGTGCACGGTTTGTTGGCCGCCATATCTCGATTGAAAGAAGTTCCTCCGACTGCTCCTTTGCTTAAATTGTACTCTATCGACACGgggcaaagaaaaatgagtgCAGCTTCGGCATCACCTTGTGAAAACTATCTCTCTTGTGGATTTCAAGATTCCTCCGTTGCTATCTGGGATGTTAAGAAACTTCGGTCACCCTCCAAATCTGATCTCACTCGATTAGACCTCTCGGAAGCCTGCGCCATCAGCATTTATCACCCAGCAACTTCTGCACCGCTTCGGACAGAATCGGACTCTTCTGTCTCAGTTTGCTTGGGGCATTCCGGTCCAGTCTATGCCACACAGTTTACCCCTACTAATAGCCACGTGCTAAGTTGTAGTGACGATACAACTCTAAGGCTTTGGGAGATCTCTTCCATGGAAAATGTGTTTGTTTACCGAGGACACACTTACCCTGTATGGGACGTGAACATATCTCAAAATGGACAATTTTTCGCTTCTGCATCGCAAGATCGAACAGCCAAAATCTGGATGTTTGATCGTACATACCCTTTACGAATTCTAGCCGGTCATACTGCCGATGTTGAc TGTGTGACCTTCCATCCAAATGGGTTGTATTTGGCCACGGGCTCAGCTGATAGTTGTGTTCGTATGTGGAATGTTGCTGAAGGAAAAACTGTTCGAATCTTAGTTGGCCATTGCGGCACAGTATTATCCGTTGCTTTCAGCCCTTGTGGAACGTTGTTGGCATCAGCTG GTGAAGACCATCGTGTGATAGTTTGGGATGTTGCAGCTGGGCGTATTCTTCATGATTATAATGGCCATCAATATGTCGTTCACGGATTGGTTTGGATTTCCGAACATGTTCTCTGTTCTTACAGTGCAGATGGTAACATTCGCGTGTGGAATGTCGCACATCCGTCCACGTCCAGTTTGACACCAGCGTCACAACTACAACAGCAAGAGTTAGCTTCTTACCAGGTTGCGTCACCCGCGAAAATTGTCCATCTTGGTCGAGGTAACCGGGATAGTTTGGTCTGCATCGCCGCCTCCGATTAA
- the LOC124209037 gene encoding uncharacterized protein LOC124209037, with the protein MSDPEQSSDSSSNSSSSGSDSSRRGGVKKFRLSSEKSASLADWVVSGLDDTRAKSAREAFRPKLKKNADLLINPNLDDAFYIRLKAVKSSSAAKVNIDPIEKIYRNQTFKILDLVKPIMFLASRLKKKKKSRADAKAVKTALKLWAVVYHDITNARRRNILAQIYPQNIGLLDDKAVLPTGGEHLFGPKFTQALVEQVKTLNALENAGAPRAPGSKGGHDQRQSNRDFSHPPSSSGGRYSNFKGSRYNNDSRRSNFDRGSPNPANKGDQNINNK; encoded by the exons atgtcggatcccgaacagtcaagcgattctagctcaaattctagtagttcaggctccgactcatcaagaagaggaggcgtaaagaaatttcgtctctcAAGTGAAAAGTCAGCTAGTTTGGCCGACTGGGTCGTATCGGGTTTAGATGACACTCGAGCGAAAAGTGCTAGAGAGGCCTTTAGACCCAAGCTAAAGAAGAACGCCGACCTGCTGATCAACCCCAATCTAGATGATGCATTCTACATCCGGCTGAAGGCAGTTAAGTCATCTTCGGCAGCCAAGGTCAACATCGACCCAATCGAGAAAATCTACAGAAACCAAACCTTCAAGATCCTTGACTTAGTCAAGCCCATCATGTTTCTAGCAAGTcggctcaagaaaaagaagaaatcccgagCCGACGCCAAGGCGGTCAAAACAGCTCTGAAGCTCTGGGCGGTGGTGTACCACGACATCACGAACGCGCGACGCCGCAACATTCTGGCCCAAATCTACCCGCAGAATATTGGACTGCTAGACGACAAAGCTGTCCTGCCAACGGGTGGAGAACACCTCTTCGGTCCGAAGTTCACCCAGGCCCTGGTCGAGCAAGTGAAAACTCTGAACGCTCTCGAAAACGCGGGAGCCCCTCGCGCGCCCGGATCTAAAGGTGGTCATGATCAACGCCAATCGAATCGCGATTTCAGCCACCCCCCTTCATCTTCAGGCGGTCgctattccaattttaaaggatctcg atacaacaatgatagccgcagatccaatttcgaccgtggctcacccaatcccgccaataaaggcgatcagaacatcaacaacaaatag